TACGTGGCTTTTTTGATTTTTGCAATGGTTTAGAAATTTGAGTTAAGGAGTTGATGTGCCAACAATTAGCCAGTTGATTCGTAAAGGACGCAAGAAAGTCCTGGAAAAAACCAATACGCCTGCTTTAAAATCCTGTCCGCAGAAACGCGGTGTTTGCACTCGCGTTTATACTTCGACGCCAAAGAAGCCAAACTCCGCATTGAGAAAAGTCGCTCGTGTTCGCTTGACGAATCAAATGGAAGTAACCGCATACATTCCGGGCGAAGGCCATAATTTGCAGGAACATTCTATCGTTCTCATTCGAGGCGGTCGAGTTAAAGACTTACCGGGTGTTCGTTACCATGTTATTCGGGGAGCGATGGATACCTCCGGAGTTGCCGACAGGAATTGCGGTCGCAGTAAATACGGAACTAAAAGGCCTAAGAAAAGCGCCTGATAAGATATAGAAAGAATAATATGCCACGGAGAAAAGCTGCAGAAAAAAGAAAACGGATTCCGGATCCCAAATACGGTGATCTGGTAGTCAGTCAGTTTGTAGGAAGTTTAATGTCTCGCGGAAAAAAATCGGTCGCCGAGGGAATACTCTATCACGCGATTGAAATATGCGAAGATAAATCGGGGACTCCGGGGCTTGAATTGTTTCATAAAGCGTTGAATAATATTAAGCCGGTTCTTGAAGTAAAGTCCCGCCGAGTTGGCGGCGCCACCTACCAGGTCCCGGTTGAAGTTAGACCGAATAGAAAATCGGCTTTGGCCATTCGCTGGGCGATTACCTATGCCAAGGCTCGCTCCGAAACAACCATGGCCGAAAAATTAGCTGCCGAATTTTTGGCTGCCGCCAATAATGAGGGAGCGTCAATAAAAAAGAAGGAAGATACGCATAAGATGGCGGAAGCCAACAAGGCTTTTGCGCATTTCAGGTGGTAACCCTCTGATTCCCGTTCGACGGCGTCGTTAACCGTCGACCAGTTACCGGGGAAATTTATGGTTACCGCTCCGTCCGAATAGCTTGCCGACTGACCCTGCTGAGACGTCGCGCGAGCGCTGGATTGGTTATCATCTTTTAGCGCACGAATTAGCAGGTTTAAGATGTCGAACAAAGCATCTTTAAATGATATCCGCAATATCGGTATTATGGCCCATATCGACGCCGGTAAGACTACGACTACCGAGCGTATGCTGTTTTATACGGGCAAAACTCATCGTATCGGTGAAGTGGATGACGGCGCGGCGACCATGGATTGGATGGAGCAGGAAAAAGAACGCGGGATTACTATAACTTCAGCGGCTACCACCACATTTTGGCGTAATCATACTATAAATATTATTGATACCCCCGGGCATGTCGATTTTACCGTGGAGGTTGAACGTTCGCTGCGAGTTCTTGATGGAGCCGTGGCGATTTTTTGTGCCGTCGGCGGAGTTGAACCACAATCTGAAACGGTCTGGTATC
This window of the Candidatus Zixiibacteriota bacterium genome carries:
- the rpsL gene encoding 30S ribosomal protein S12 — protein: MPTISQLIRKGRKKVLEKTNTPALKSCPQKRGVCTRVYTSTPKKPNSALRKVARVRLTNQMEVTAYIPGEGHNLQEHSIVLIRGGRVKDLPGVRYHVIRGAMDTSGVADRNCGRSKYGTKRPKKSA
- the rpsG gene encoding 30S ribosomal protein S7, with protein sequence MPRRKAAEKRKRIPDPKYGDLVVSQFVGSLMSRGKKSVAEGILYHAIEICEDKSGTPGLELFHKALNNIKPVLEVKSRRVGGATYQVPVEVRPNRKSALAIRWAITYAKARSETTMAEKLAAEFLAAANNEGASIKKKEDTHKMAEANKAFAHFRW